The following is a genomic window from Rhodothermales bacterium.
GCGTGGCCTTGCTAACCAGTTTGGAGCCGAAACAATCCTCACCGGCATTCTGCCGACAATCCATTTGTCCGACCTTGGACTCGACAGCATTTCGCCGAAGCCCCGTTACTACGCGCTCAACAAAGCGATCATGACCCTCAAGGGTGGATCTGCCCAGTTTCAGATTCGTGGTGTGGACGAGTTGTCTTTCCGCCATGAGACGATCCTTGTTGAGGGGTGCAACACAAGTTTTCAGACGCACTTTCAGGTATCGCCTGAAGAATTTCCTCGTTTCTACAATATCGCGCAGGCTGTCGCCGGACCATGCCTTGCGTTGGCAACGAATTCCCCCGTGTTATTTGGCAAGCGGTTGTGGCGGGAGACCCGTATTGCGCTTTTTCAACAGGCGGTCGACACGCGCAGCAGCAACCTGTATCTCAGAGAGATGAGTCCCAGGGTTCATTTCGGGTCTGACTGGGTCAAGTCTTCGGTAACGGAGATCTACAAGGAGGACATTACGCGGTTTCGAGTAATCATGACAGCGGAGGCGGAAGACGCGCTGGACGTACTTAAGCAGGGCGGCGTACCGAAATTGAATGCCCTCCAGCTTCACAACGGTACGGTGTATAGGTGGAATCGAGCCTGCTATGGAATCACCGACGGCAAGCCGCATCTTCGGATTGAGAATCGGATCCTTCCGTCCGGCCCAACCGTCGTTGACGAAGTAGCGAATGCCGCGTTCTGGTTTGGTCTTGTCGCCGGACTTGCGGAAAAGGTCGGCGACGTGTCGCACTTGATGGACTTTGACGATGCCAAGAGCAACTTCATTGCGGCGGCCCGTCATGGTCTCGGCGCCCAGCTGGCCTGGTTTGAGGGTACACGAATGCCCGCCCACGAACTGATTCTCAAGAAGCTTCTTCCGGTCGCGCGCAAGGGCCTTGTGCTGGCCGACATCGAGCAGGCCGATATCGACCGCTATCTGGGCATTATCGAAGACAGGGTGTCACGTCTGGCAACGGGGGCGCAGTGGATGCTTGAGTCGCTCGCGCGAATGAAACGCCAACCTGGCACGCGCGCGGATCGCCTCAATGCAGTAGTGGCAGGGATGCTTTCCCGTCAGAAAGTTGGCAACCCGGTGCACGAATGGTCCCTGGCCACTCTCGATGAGGCGAAGGCCATGAGGCATATGCGGGGCACCCGAGTGGAGCACTTCATGACGACGGAGCTTTTTACCGTGAACGACGAGGAACTCGTCGAACTCGTTGCGTCACTTATGGACTGGAACAAGATCGAGCACGTGCTGGTCGAGGACAGGGAGCACCGGCTGGTCGGACTGGTCACTCATCGAAACCTGCTTCGCTATCTCTCGAGCAGTGGCGCGGGCGACGAGCAGGTGGACGTGCCTGTTAAGGATATCATGATCCGGAACCCGATAACGATTTCCCCGGAGACACTGACGTCAGATGCCGTGCAGCTGATGCGTCAGAAAGGAATCAACTCCTTGCCGGTAGTCCGAGACCGTCAGTTGGTCGGCATCATCACCGAGCGAGATTTCTATCGGATAGCCGGCGAACTGCTCGACGACAGCATGGAGGAGGAGTAGGGTACGAGTGCAGGCGAATTACTCGTCTTCGCTGGAGGTACGACTTGTCTTGTCCTCCTCCTCATCATCTTCCTCATCATCGTCCTCGACTTCGTCGTCGAGTTCGTCCAGCATATCCTCGTAGCCCGCGTCAGACTCAGAGTCGGCAGTCGTTTCATCGTCGTCGTCATCGACTATTACGGGCGCCGGTGGGAGAACGATCTTGGCGTCGTCCGAAAGCAGGTAGACGACTCCGAGATGGTGCTTGCCCGCCTTCTTGACGACACCTTGTTTGATCAGCAAAAGCGCCGTCTTGTGCTGACATGTTTCGTAGCCGCGCCCGGCCAGATAGAAGTTTGCGTTCTTGCGCTTTTCGCTAACGATCAAAGCGTAGCCCTTCTCGAGCTTCTTCCGGGCATGCTCCAACCAGCGGTCCCGAGAGACCGACGGGACTGCTCGGACTTCCGTGTAGTTTGATTCGGAATTTGTGCTCATGGCTGCAAGCTTCGAATGGGAGACAGCGCCCGGTCAACCTCGGTCGTTCAGGCGGGTTCCCGTGACTTTTGCCCGTGAATAAGATTCTGCCTTGCGCAGAAAGAATCGGCCGCTCCACATCTGATTTAAGGCCAGGCGCGGAGGTGGTGACGCCGCTGACGCGGACAGGTGCCCTGCGTCCAGGCGAAGTATCTCATTGGCTATCCAGCTGTGCCGTGCCGTAGGCGGTGTCCGAGTCGAAGCAGGGGGAAGGCTACTTCAGAATCAGTGCATAGGAAGGGAGGGACGCTTCTAAAGCTACGGCGTCCAGTTTCGCCATCAGGTCCTCCATCGCCGCGGCAAACGCCGGCCTGTTCTGTTCGGAAACGGGTTCGGCAGACGGGAACGATTCTTTCAACGGGTCGACCTGGTGGCCGTGCTTCCAGAATCTGTAGCATACATGCTCTCCCCGAGCGAGACCAGTGCTTCCCACGTATCCAATAACGTCTCCCTGTCGTACGTATTTGCCAGGGCTGATGCCGGCCGCAATCTTCGACATGTGCAGGTAAGCCGTCGTATACGTTCCGTTGTGGCGAATCTTGACGTAGCGACCATTTCCCCGGGCATATGTGGCCGCGGTAATCTGGCCGTCACCAGTCGCACGGATGGGTGTTCCTCGAGGGGCCGCATAGTCGGTTCCGAGATGCGAGCGATACCGCTTGAGTACGGGATGGAATCGGCGACCGCTGTACCGC
Proteins encoded in this region:
- a CDS encoding CBS domain-containing protein, which codes for MELMLGSDMFDKGTRRIGAEQELFLIDRNFQPAMVAEEILQISTDKRIVNELTRFNLEVNLHPCEFRGKCLSEVEKQINEAVTYVRGLANQFGAETILTGILPTIHLSDLGLDSISPKPRYYALNKAIMTLKGGSAQFQIRGVDELSFRHETILVEGCNTSFQTHFQVSPEEFPRFYNIAQAVAGPCLALATNSPVLFGKRLWRETRIALFQQAVDTRSSNLYLREMSPRVHFGSDWVKSSVTEIYKEDITRFRVIMTAEAEDALDVLKQGGVPKLNALQLHNGTVYRWNRACYGITDGKPHLRIENRILPSGPTVVDEVANAAFWFGLVAGLAEKVGDVSHLMDFDDAKSNFIAAARHGLGAQLAWFEGTRMPAHELILKKLLPVARKGLVLADIEQADIDRYLGIIEDRVSRLATGAQWMLESLARMKRQPGTRADRLNAVVAGMLSRQKVGNPVHEWSLATLDEAKAMRHMRGTRVEHFMTTELFTVNDEELVELVASLMDWNKIEHVLVEDREHRLVGLVTHRNLLRYLSSSGAGDEQVDVPVKDIMIRNPITISPETLTSDAVQLMRQKGINSLPVVRDRQLVGIITERDFYRIAGELLDDSMEEE